In Solidesulfovibrio carbinoliphilus subsp. oakridgensis, the sequence CGAAGGCCATGGCGCCGGTGCGGTCGAACTCCTGGAAGAGCTTCTCGAGGACCTGCACGGACAGGCAGTAGTCCCGCAGGAGGTCGCGCATGAATTCGCTGCGCTTCTCGTCAAACCAGCTGCTCGACATGGCCTCACCCCTGTCCGGCCTGTTGGCCGGGAAACCCGAGGGGCGCGCACTTGGCCAGCCGGCCCAGCCGCTCGTCCACCAGGGCGTAGAGGGACCCTGCCGGGAATCTGCCGTCCTTCCCGCGCAGGCCGGCCGGGATGCCGGTCAGGATCTCCATGGCCTCCTCGATGGTGGTCACCGGGAAGATGCGGAAAAGCCCCTGGTCCACGGCGGCCACGATGTCCTCGTCGAGCATGAGGTTGACCACGTTGTCGGCCGGCAGGAGCACGCCCTGCTCGCCGGTCAGGCCCCGGCGGCGGCAGACCGCGAAAAAGCCCCGGATCTTTTCGTTTAAGCCCCCCACGGCCAGGATGGCCCCGGACTGGGAGACCGCCCCGGTCATGGCGTAGCAGAGCTTGATCGGCCGCTCGGCCAGGGCGGAGAGCAGGGCCGCCAGTTCCGCGCCCGAGGCCGAATCGCCCTCCACCGCGGCGTAGCTCTGCTCGAAGCACAGCGACCCGGTCATGACCAGGGCCTTGTCCTGGGCGAACCGGCCGAGGAGATAGCTTTTTAAGATCATCATGCCCTTGGTGTGGATCGGTCCGCCAAGCTCGGCCTCGCGTTCGAGGTCCAGGATGCCGCCGTGGCCGACGCCGACCGTGCAGGCGATCTGGTGGGGCAGGCCAAAGGCGTAGTCCCCGAACATGCGGACCGAAAGGCCGTTGGCCCGGCCCACGGCCTCGCCCGTGGTCGCCACCTTGATCATCTCCCGGTCGTATTCCTCCAGGTATTCCTCTTCGTAGAGGTTGACCCGGAAGTCGCGGGCCCGGCGGGCCAGGGCCAGGTGGGAGGCGCTGACAAACGCCGCGCCCTCGCCCCGGGCCAGGGCGGCGGCTTCGATCATGAGCTCGCGGGCCAGGGGGAATTTGAGCGACAGGCGGGTCTGGTCCTCGGCCACCAGCGAGGCGTACTCCACCAGCCCGGCCAGGGCCGAGCGGTCAAAGGGCGGGAGACCCGCGTCGCGGATGACCTTGGCGGCCAGCCGCAGGTAGACCTCGGTATTCTCCGGGGTGCGCGGCATGGTCTCCTGCATGTGGGCCTTGAGCTTAAAGAGCTTGCCGAACCGCTCGTCGTTGTAAAGAAGCAGCTCGTAGGCCTCGTCCGGGCCGACCAGCACCACCTTGAGGTCAAGGGGCACGGGTTCGGGCTCGATGGTCCGGGTGCGCACATGCTCCCCGCCCTCGGCCGGGTCCTCGATGCGGCCAAGGCCCGAGCGCAGGGCGCGCAGGAGCCCTTCCCAGGCCCCGGGATTGGCCGACAGGTCGTCCACCCGGATGATGAGGAAGCCGCCGTTGGCCCGGTGAAGGGAGCCGGCCTTGATGAGGGTGAAGTCGGTGTAGAGCGCCCCCATCTCGGACTCGCGCTCGATGCAGCCCATGAGGTTGAAATAGGTCGGATGGTCCTCGACCACCACGGGCGCGCCGGACAGCTGGCCGTTGTCCACGAACAGGTTGGCCTCGTAGCGGTAGAAGATGTCCTCGGGAAAGGCCGGCTCGCCGTGGGCCGGGGCCGGCGGGGCGGGCTGGCCGGCCTGGGGCAGGAAGGCGTCGATATTGTCCAGGATGTCGGCCCGCATGGCGGCCAGGAACTGGTCGATGGCCGGGTTTTCGGCCCGCAGCGCCGCGAACTCGGCCAGATGGACGTCGGCCACCTCGCCGGCCGTGGCCCGCTCCAGGTCCTTTTCCCGGTCCCGGTAGCCCCGCTCCTCCTTGGACAGGCGGCGAAGGACCGAGCCCATCTCCTCGAGCAACCGGTCGCCCTTGGCCTTGAGCGCCTTTTTGAGGTCCGGGTCGAGGCGCTCGAACTCCTCGTCCGACACGACCTTGCCCTCCAGCAGCGGATAGAGGGTGAATCCGCCCTGGTCGTCGACGAAAAGGCTGTAGCCCTCGTTTTTGGCCCGCTGCTCCATTTCCTCGAGCACGGTCTCGCGGTCGGCGTTGTAGCCGCGCATGAGGGTCTGCTTCTCGGTCTGGTAGGCCTCGCGCTCGAACCGGGCCGGAATCTCCTCGCGCAGGTCGGCCACGGCCTTGGCAAGCGCGGTCTTGAACCCCCGGCCCTGGCCGGCCGGCAGGGACACGGCCCGGGGGCGGTCCGGGTCGTCGAAATTATGGACATAGAGCCAGTCCGGCGGGGTCTTGCCCTTGGCCGCGGCCGGATCGAGAAAGGTGCGGGCAAAATGGGTCCGGCCGAGGTAGGGTTCGCCGGCCAGATAGACGTTGTATTCCCGGCCGCCGATGGACAGGGCCAGGGACAGGGCGGCATGGGCCCGGGGCTGGGTCTTTCCCAGGGCCGCGGGATCGTCGGGAATGTCCCGGCTGTCGCCGACAGGCAGGGAAGCGGGATTGCACGTGGCGCGAAGGTCGATGGCACGCAGGATTTTCGTCATGGATTCCGTCTGGGAAAGGGCTTGTGGGTGGGGTTTGAGCGCAACGGCGCGCCGCACCTGTCAAGGGAGATAAGGCCTTATGCCCGGTTTGTCATCAGTGTCGCCGGCCGCCTTTCCTGCCGCCCGGGCTTGTGGTAGCAGGCCGCCATGTCTTCCGATCACGGCAAACCGCCGTTTTTGTCCGGCCTTGGCGGCCTGCGGGCCCTGGCCGCCCTGGCGGTCCTCACCGGCCATGCCGCGGCCTGGATCACGCCCCTGCCGGCCGATCCCGACCTCTACGCCCCCCTGGCCCGGCTGACCCACTGCGGCCTGTCCGCCTTTTTCGTGCTGTCCGGGTTCGTGCTCCAGTACACCCACGGGACGCGCCTTTCCGGCCGGGGGGCCCTGGCCCGGTTCGCCCTGGCCCGGCTGGCCCGGCTCTATCCGGTCTATTTGCTGCTGCTCCTGGTCGAGCTGGCTGTCCTCCTGGTCCGCCTGCCCGAGGCGGTCACGGCCTGGCCGGGCAACGTGGCCGCCACCTTCACCCTGACCCAGAGCTGGTTTTTCCTGCCCGAAGCTCCGGCCCTCTTTCCCCTGGCCTGGGCGGTCAGCACGGAAGTCTTTTTCTATGGCCTCTTTCCCCTGGCCGCCTGGGGTCTTGGCCGGCTGCAAAGGCCGGCCGGGGTCGCCGGGCTGGCTGGCGGCTGCGTCCTTGCGGCCGTGGCCGCGGACGCGGCCATCGCCAGCCACTGGCCGCAAATTTTCGCCTTTGCCGCCGGACGCCACCCGGGCTTCGCCGGCCGGCCGGAGGAACTGGCCGGCCAGCTGTTCCAGTGGCTGACCTACGTCAATCCCGGCCTGCGGTTCTTCGAATTCCTGCTCGGCGCGGCCACGGCCCGGCTTTTCCTCCTGCGCCCGGCACCCCTGCCGGGGCTGGCTCCGGCCGCCGCCGCCTGTCTGGCCGGGCTGCTCCTGGTCCCCGTGCCCCGGGACGCCTTTTTCTGGAGCATCCTCGAGGACAACATCCTCTACGCCCCGTTCCTGGCCGCCCTGTGCCACGCCTGGGCCGCCCGGCCCCCGGCCTTTGCCGCCGGCAAGGCCCTGGCCCGCATCGGCGCGGCCAGCCTGTCGGTCTACCTGGTCCAGCCGTTCGTGCTGCCGCATTTGAAGTTCGAGGCCGCCCTGGCCCGGCCGTGGACCGCGGCCGCCCTGGCCCTGGCCGGCATGGCCGCGGTCCTGGGGTGCGGCCTGCTCCTTTCCCGATACGTGGAAGGGCCGCTGGCCCGGCGCATCCTGTCGCTCGGGAGCCGGGATCACTCCGGCCACGGCGCCAGGGGCAGGCGGCCGCCGAGCGCGATGCCGCCCGGCGACGCCCCGCCCCGGTAGGCAAGGACCAGGACGCCGGCGGCCACGGCCTCGCGAAAAAGGGCGGCATAGGCCGGATCGACGACTGCGGCCGGGGCGAAGCAGCAGCCGTCCGGCCGCTGGACGCAGTAGAAGAGGGCCGCCCGGCAGGTCCCCTCCCGGGCCAGCCTTGTCAGTTCGACCAGATGCTTTTGGCCCCGCTCGGTGGCCGCGTCCGGGAACATGGCCGCGTCGTCCTCGACCATGGTGACGTTTTTGCACTCCACAAAGCAGGTCCCGGCCGGGCCCGTGAGGACGAAATCGAGCCGGCCGCCGGCAAAGGCCGGCTCCGGCCGGAGGGCCTCGTAGCCGGCAAGCTCCGGAAAGGCCCCGGCCAGGAAGGCCCGGCGGAAAAGCCTGTTTGGCGTCAGGGTGTTGACCCCGACCCAGAATCCGCCGCAGCTTTCGGGCAGGCGCACCAGCTCCAGGGTGTGGGCCAGCCGGCGCTTGGGGTTGGCCGACACGGACAGGGCGATCTCGCAGCCCGGACGCAGGAGCCCGAGCATGGAGCCGGTGTTGTTGGCGTGGGCCGTGAAGAGGCCGTCCGGGCCCTCGGCGTCGACGAGAAACCGCTTGTAACGACGCACGAACCGGGCCGGGACAAGGGGGCCGTCAAAGGGCAGGAGCACGGGGCTGGCCGGCGTGGGGACCATGATTTACCTTTTGCGCAATCTGCATTACTTGGAAAGACGGTCGCGCCTGCGGCCGTGCCGTCACAACCCCAACGCAAGGATTCCGGGCCATGCGCACCGCGCTTCGTATGCGTCTCGTCGCCCCGTCCGCCACGCTTGGCATGGCTGCCAAGGCCGCCGACCTCCGCCGGCAGGGCAAGTCCATCCTCGACCTTTCGGCCGGGGAACCAGACTTCAACACCCCCCAGCATATCAAGGACGCGGCCAAAAAGGCCATAGACGACAACTTCACCCGCTACACCCCGGTCCCCGGCACCCCGCTGTTGCGCGAAACCATTGCCGGGTACTTCAAGAAAACCTACGGCGTGCCCGCCCCCAAGGAGGCGATCATCGCCACCAACGGCGGCAAGCAGGCGCTTTTCAATTTGTTCCTGGCCGTTCTCAATCCCGGGGACGAGGTCCTGGTGCCGGCCCCCTATTGGGTCAGCTACCCGGACATGATCCGGCTGGCCGGGGCCACGCCCGTGCCCGTGCCGAGCTCCCCGGAACAGGGCTTCCTGGTCTCGGTCGAGGACCTGGACCGGGCCGCCACCCCGGCTACCCGGGCCCTGGTCATCAATTCGCCGTCCAACCCCACGGGCGCGCATTACACGTCCGAGGCCCTGGACGCCATCATGGAATGGGCGGTCTCCCGCGACATCTTCGTGGTGTCCGACGAAATCTACGACCGGCTGGTCTACGAGCCGGCCAAGCCCGCCTCCATGGCCGGCTGCTTCACCCTGTACCCGGAAAACGCGGCCGTGGTCGGCGGCCTGTCCAAAAGCTTCGCCATGACCGGCTGGCGCATGGGCTACGCCCTGGCCCATCCCGACATCATCCGGGCCATGTCCACCCTGCAAAGCCAGTCCACATCCAACATCTGCGCCATCACCCAGCGGGCGGCCTACGCCGCCCTTTCCGGGCCCATGGACTGCGTCGAGGAAATGCGCCTGGCGTTTCGGCGCCGCCGCGACCTGGCCCTGTCCGTCATCAAGACCTGGGACCGGGCCGTGTGTCCGACGCCGGACGGCGCCTTCTACCTCTTCCCGTGCCTGTCCGCCTACTACAACGCGGCCGTGCCCAACTCCACGGCCCTGTCCGAGACCCTGCTCACCGAGGCCGGGGTGGCCACGGTGCCGGGCGTGGCCTTTGGCGAGGACCGGTGCGTGCGCCTGTCCTACGCCACGGACGACGCCACCCTGGAAAAAGCCCTGACCGTGATGGGCGACTTCCTGAAGAAACTGTAAATGGCTTATCCGCGCGGCCAGGGAACCCCGGCGTGAAGAAATCCGCCCGTTCCGAAGGGGACCAGTATCTCGGGCTGGTCAAGTTCCTGTCCTGGAGTTCCCTGGCGCTCATCCTGCTGGTCAACCTCTTCCTGTCGATCTTTCTCTCGAATTACGCCCGGCAGGACGTCCTCTCCAAGCAGAAGGAATTCGCCCTGCTTTTGGCCGAAAACCTCAACCACCAGATCTACCAGCGCTTCACCCTGCCGACGGTCATCGGTTTCGGCCGGGTGGAACTGTCCCAGCCGGCCCAGTACGACCGGTTGGAAAAGACCGTCCTCTCGACCATCCACAGCTTTCACGTCAGCGAAGTCCGCATCTACGACTTCGACAAGCGGGTGTCCTTTTCCACGGACAAGGAGCTCGTGGGCCAGACCGGCTACGCCGGCACGGCCATCCTCGAATCCCTGGAACAGGGCACCTCGAGCTTCCAGCTCGTCAGCCGCACGGGCATGCTCGGCGGCATCCTGGACTTCAATCCCAAGCCGGATTCCGTGATCCTGCGCACCATCTATCCGCTGCGCACCGAGCGGTCGCTGGTGCCGGGCAACCCGCAGGGATTCATCATGGGCGTCCTGGAATTCACCCAGGACATCACCACCGACTACCAGAAGGTCGTGGACTTCCAGCGGATCATCATCGGCACCTCGCTTGCCTCCTCGATCCTCCTTTTCATCATGCTGCGCATCATCATCAGCCGGGCCGGGCGCATCAACGCCCAGCGCATCCAGGAGCGCGAGCAGCTCGAACGGGAGCTCCAGCAGCAGGAAAAGCTGGCCGGCATGGGCCGGATGGTGGCCGGCATTGCCCACGAGATCCGAAATCCGCTCGGCATCATCCGATCCACGGCCGAACTCCTGCTCAAGCGCAACAAGGAGACCGACGGGGTCAACGCCCGGCTCCTGTCCGCCATTTTCGACGAATCCAAGCGCCTGTCCAAGACCGTGGGCGACTTTCTGGACTACGCCCGGCCCAAGGCCCCCAAGCAGGAAGTGGTGGACCTGGCCGTCACCCTGGACCAGGCCCTGGTGTTTCTGGAGGCCAAGTGCGAAGAGCTTGGCGTCGCGGTCACCAAGGATTATAGCGCCGGGCTCAATGTGCGCGGCGACAAGGACCTCCTCTACCGGGCTGTCTACAACGTCCTGTCAAACGCCCTGGACTCCCTGGCCGAGGACAGGGAAAAGGCCCGGCCGGCGGCCATCGCGGTCGCGGCCACGGCCGACGCGACCGCGGTCACCCTGGCCATCACCGATTCCGGGCCGGGATTCTGCCCGGAAAACAAGGACCGGCTCCTCGATCCCTTTTTCACCACCAAGGACGCGGGCACGGGCCTTGGCCTCGCCATCGTGCGCAACATCGTCGAGAGCCACAACGCCGCCCTGTCCCTGGAAAACGCCCCGGACGCGGGCGCGCGCGTCACCATGACCTTCCCTCCCGCCTGACGGTGGGATAGAGAATCTTCGAGCGCCCCGGCCCCGCGCCGGGACGCGCCTCCAATTTCTCCCCTGGAAAAACAGTATGGCAAGCCAGATCCTGATCCTTGACGACGAAAAGAACTATCTCCTCATCCTGGAGGCCATGCTCGGCGACGCCGGCTATGCCGTCACTCCGCTCGACGACCCGGAAACGGGGCTGGCCTTTCTGGACGAGTCCGAAGTGGACGTGGTCATAACAGACATGAAGATGCCCAAGGTCACCGGGCAGCAGGTCCTCGAACACGTCAAGCGCAACTACCCCTACATCCCGGTCATCATCATGACGGCGTTTGGCAGCATCGAGGGCGCCGTGGAAGCCATGCGCATCGGGGCCTTCGACTACATCGCCAAGCCCTTTGCCAACGACGAGCTGCTCCTGACCGTGGAAAAAGCCAGCCGCTTCGCCGCGGCCCAGCGCGAAAACATGATGCTGCGCCAGTCCCTGGAGGACCGGTTCTCCACCGAGCACATCATCGGCCGGGGCAAGGCCATGCAGCGGGTGCTCGAAATGGTGTCCAAGGCCGCGCCGACCAAATCGACGGTGCTCATCACCGGCGAGTCCGGCACCGGCAAGGAACTCCTGGCCAAGGCCATCCACTACGCCTCGCCGCGCAAGAACGCGGCCTTTATTTCGGTCAACTGCATGGCCCTCGCTTCCGGCGTGCTCGAATCCGAGCTCTTCGGCCACGAGAAGGGGTCTTTTACCGGAGCGGTGGCCCGAAAGCGCGGCCGGTTCGAGATGGCCCACGAGGGCACCATCTTTCTGGACGAGATCGGCGAGCTGTCCCCGGAGCTGCAGGTCAAGCTCCTGCGCGTTCTCCAGGAGCGCCGGTTCGAGCGGGTGGGCGGTTCGGACCCCATCGAGGTGGATATCCGCATCCTCGCCGCCACCAACCGCAACCTGATGGAAGCCGTGGCCGCCGGCACCTTCCGCGAGGACCTCTACTACCGCCTGAACGTGGTCCATATCGAGACGCCCCCCCTTCGGGAGCGGCGCGAGGACATCCCGATCCTGGCCGCCCACTTCCTCACCCGCTATTCGGGCGAGAACAACAAGAAGTTCCGGGGCTTCTCCCCCGAGGCCATGGATTACCTGACGGCCTACGAATGGCCTGGCAACGTGCGCCAGCTGCAAAACGTGGTGGAGCGGTGCGTGGTCCTGGCCGGCAGCGACATGGTCGGGGTCGAGGACCTGCCAAGCGAGATCCGCGACGAGGAGAGCCAGTACAAATCCGCCGTGGATCTTCTGCCCGTGACGATCAATCTGAACGATACCTTGGAAAAGATCGAAGCGGCCCTCATCCGCCGGGCCCTGGCCCGCACCAACCTGGTCCAGGTCAAGGCGGCGGAGATGCTCGGCATCTCGAAAAGCCTGCTCCAGTACAAGCTGAAAAAGTACAAGTTGACGGGGCATTAGGAAGCAAAGAAGGAAGATGCCTCCGGCGGCCGGGGGGGATCATCCCCCCGGACCCCCTGGAAGGGGAAACGACGAAGGGCGGTCCCATCATGGCGACCGCCCTTCGTCGTTTCCCGGATCGGGAGGGTCCGGGAGGGGGTGACCCCCTCCCGGCCGCCGGAGGCATCTTCACACCGTCTTCCCGCCGTCAGTCCGCCTCTTCCGCCGCCACCCGGTCGCGGCCGGCGGCCTTGGCCGCATACAGGGCCTTGTCCGCCCGGGCCAGCAGGTCGTCGAGGGCGCTTTCCCCGAACTGCACCCGCTCCCGGGTTTCGGCCACACCGATGCTGACCGTGACCGGCAAATAGGCGTCGCCCACCTGGCAGGGCGCATCGGCCAGAGCCTGCCGGATCCGCTCGGCCAGCTCCGCCCCGTGCTGCCGGTCGGAGCCGGTCAGGAGCACGGCGAACTCCTCGCCGCCGTACCGGGCCACCAGATCGGACCGACGCACCGCCCCGGCGATGCGCCCGGCCACATGGGCCAGGACCTGGTCGCCGGTGCGGTGGCCGTGGCTGTCGTTGATGGCCTTGAAATGGTCCAGGTCGAGCATGAGGCAGGTGCACGGCCGTCCGGCCCGGGCCGAGGCGTCGAGCAGCTTGGCCCCGCCGGAAAAAAGGAACCGGCGGTTGTAGAGGCCGGTCAGGGCGTCGAGCACGCTCAGGCGCTCGGTTTCCTCGATATGGCCGCGCACTTCGCCGGCCATGGCGCAAAAGGCCTCGAAGAGTTCCGCGATCTCCCGGGGCATGGGGCCGCCCAGGTCCGGCGGGCAGGTGGTGTCGTACCCCTTGGCGCGAAGGCTCCTGGCATAGCCGGTCAGGATCTCCAGGGGGCGCTCCAGGTTGCGGCAAAGGCGCAGCACCAGGGGCGTGGCCAGGACAATGGTGGCCAGCGTCCCCAAGACCACCCACAACGACTGCCGCCGGTACCCGGCCAGGACCTCGGACACGGGCTCGGCCTGGACCAGCCGCCACCCTTCGAGCCCCAGGGACACCACCGCGCCGATCATCTCCCGGCCGGCGGGATCGGTGAAGAGAAACCCCGTGTCCCCGGCCGCGAGCAGGTGCGGCGGCACCCGGGACATGGCGGCATCGCCGTCGGCCCGGGTCGTGGGAGCCAGGATGCGCCCCTCCCCGTCGCACAGGATCACCCCGCTCGACGGGTCGGCCCGGGCTTCGCGCAGCCAGGCGTCCAGCGTGTCGAGCTGCACCGGCACGAACACCAGGCCGTCGAATTTTCCTTGGGAGTCGGTCACGGGAGCGGAAAAGATGCAGATGGCCTTGCCGGAGAGCCGGCCGAAGAGGCCGGTCACCAGCGCCGGCCGGCCGGCCTTGGCCGCCTTGAAATAGTCCCTGTCGCCCAGGTACACGCTCGCGTCGGCGTTGGTGTCGATCGCGGTCCAGCCGTCGGCCGTCACGTACACCACGGCCGTAACCGACCCGTGCGCCTTCACGTAGTCCCGGAACGCGCCGGCCAGTCCGGACCGGTCGTTCTTGTACGTCCCTCCGAGGCTGGCCAGGAACTCCACGTCCGCGAACCGCTCGGTCATCCAGGTCCGCACGATGTTGCGGTCCTGGGCCAGCGAGGCGGCCAACTGCTCCCGTTCGGCTTCGATGACCTGGCTGCGCTGGAAAAACGTAAAGAAGAGGGCGGCCAGAATGAGGGGCAGGGAAACGAGGAGCAGGGTGTGGAGCCGGATCAGCCCGCGCAACGTATCAAAGCCGAGAAGATGTTTCAGACGCATCCGTTTGCCTTGTGGATTCGCGCGAACCTTTCACAGACCGGCCGCATGGGCAGCGTGTCCCAGGGACATTTGCTTTTTGCCAGGCTTCCTACCGTAAAGGCGGCACGGCGGCAATCGGCGCCTCCGGCCCGCCTTGCACAAAACCCGCTTTTGGCCCATGGTCGTCTCGGCCGATCCGGCCACCAGATGCCCATGCCGTCCCGAGATTCCACCGACCCCAAGGACCCCAGGTCCCTGTCCGCGCCCCAGGCCGCCGCGCCCGGGGAGGCCCTCTGTGGCGACGCCGCCCCTTCCGGGCCCCCGAAACCGGACGTGCCGGAAGGCGACGTGGCCGACTACGTGGCCGCCCTTCGCGCCTCCGCGCGCCTCGGCCCCCTGGTCGTCCACCACCGGACCTTTCCGGCCACCCCCGCCGTCCATGCCGATCCGACCCGGCCCTTTTCCCGGCCCGTGGCCGAACTGCTCGCCCGGCGCGGCATCACGCGCCTCTATGCCCACCAGGCCCGGGCCACGGACCTGGTCCGGGCCGGCCGCCACCTGGCCGTGGCCACGCCGACGGCCAGCGGCAAGACGCTGACCTACCTCCTGCCCGTGCTGGAGGAGGTCATCCGCAATCCCGACTCCCGGGCCATTTTCCTCTATCCCCTGAAGGCCCTGGCCCAGGACCAGAAAAAGGCCATCGAGGAGCTGACGGCAAGCCTCCCGGCCTCGAGCCGGCCAAC encodes:
- a CDS encoding Lon protease family protein, whose protein sequence is MTKILRAIDLRATCNPASLPVGDSRDIPDDPAALGKTQPRAHAALSLALSIGGREYNVYLAGEPYLGRTHFARTFLDPAAAKGKTPPDWLYVHNFDDPDRPRAVSLPAGQGRGFKTALAKAVADLREEIPARFEREAYQTEKQTLMRGYNADRETVLEEMEQRAKNEGYSLFVDDQGGFTLYPLLEGKVVSDEEFERLDPDLKKALKAKGDRLLEEMGSVLRRLSKEERGYRDREKDLERATAGEVADVHLAEFAALRAENPAIDQFLAAMRADILDNIDAFLPQAGQPAPPAPAHGEPAFPEDIFYRYEANLFVDNGQLSGAPVVVEDHPTYFNLMGCIERESEMGALYTDFTLIKAGSLHRANGGFLIIRVDDLSANPGAWEGLLRALRSGLGRIEDPAEGGEHVRTRTIEPEPVPLDLKVVLVGPDEAYELLLYNDERFGKLFKLKAHMQETMPRTPENTEVYLRLAAKVIRDAGLPPFDRSALAGLVEYASLVAEDQTRLSLKFPLARELMIEAAALARGEGAAFVSASHLALARRARDFRVNLYEEEYLEEYDREMIKVATTGEAVGRANGLSVRMFGDYAFGLPHQIACTVGVGHGGILDLEREAELGGPIHTKGMMILKSYLLGRFAQDKALVMTGSLCFEQSYAAVEGDSASGAELAALLSALAERPIKLCYAMTGAVSQSGAILAVGGLNEKIRGFFAVCRRRGLTGEQGVLLPADNVVNLMLDEDIVAAVDQGLFRIFPVTTIEEAMEILTGIPAGLRGKDGRFPAGSLYALVDERLGRLAKCAPLGFPGQQAGQG
- a CDS encoding acyltransferase family protein, with product MSSDHGKPPFLSGLGGLRALAALAVLTGHAAAWITPLPADPDLYAPLARLTHCGLSAFFVLSGFVLQYTHGTRLSGRGALARFALARLARLYPVYLLLLLVELAVLLVRLPEAVTAWPGNVAATFTLTQSWFFLPEAPALFPLAWAVSTEVFFYGLFPLAAWGLGRLQRPAGVAGLAGGCVLAAVAADAAIASHWPQIFAFAAGRHPGFAGRPEELAGQLFQWLTYVNPGLRFFEFLLGAATARLFLLRPAPLPGLAPAAAACLAGLLLVPVPRDAFFWSILEDNILYAPFLAALCHAWAARPPAFAAGKALARIGAASLSVYLVQPFVLPHLKFEAALARPWTAAALALAGMAAVLGCGLLLSRYVEGPLARRILSLGSRDHSGHGARGRRPPSAMPPGDAPPR
- the sfsA gene encoding DNA/RNA nuclease SfsA — encoded protein: MVPTPASPVLLPFDGPLVPARFVRRYKRFLVDAEGPDGLFTAHANNTGSMLGLLRPGCEIALSVSANPKRRLAHTLELVRLPESCGGFWVGVNTLTPNRLFRRAFLAGAFPELAGYEALRPEPAFAGGRLDFVLTGPAGTCFVECKNVTMVEDDAAMFPDAATERGQKHLVELTRLAREGTCRAALFYCVQRPDGCCFAPAAVVDPAYAALFREAVAAGVLVLAYRGGASPGGIALGGRLPLAPWPE
- a CDS encoding pyridoxal phosphate-dependent aminotransferase — encoded protein: MRTALRMRLVAPSATLGMAAKAADLRRQGKSILDLSAGEPDFNTPQHIKDAAKKAIDDNFTRYTPVPGTPLLRETIAGYFKKTYGVPAPKEAIIATNGGKQALFNLFLAVLNPGDEVLVPAPYWVSYPDMIRLAGATPVPVPSSPEQGFLVSVEDLDRAATPATRALVINSPSNPTGAHYTSEALDAIMEWAVSRDIFVVSDEIYDRLVYEPAKPASMAGCFTLYPENAAVVGGLSKSFAMTGWRMGYALAHPDIIRAMSTLQSQSTSNICAITQRAAYAALSGPMDCVEEMRLAFRRRRDLALSVIKTWDRAVCPTPDGAFYLFPCLSAYYNAAVPNSTALSETLLTEAGVATVPGVAFGEDRCVRLSYATDDATLEKALTVMGDFLKKL
- a CDS encoding sensor histidine kinase, with the translated sequence MKKSARSEGDQYLGLVKFLSWSSLALILLVNLFLSIFLSNYARQDVLSKQKEFALLLAENLNHQIYQRFTLPTVIGFGRVELSQPAQYDRLEKTVLSTIHSFHVSEVRIYDFDKRVSFSTDKELVGQTGYAGTAILESLEQGTSSFQLVSRTGMLGGILDFNPKPDSVILRTIYPLRTERSLVPGNPQGFIMGVLEFTQDITTDYQKVVDFQRIIIGTSLASSILLFIMLRIIISRAGRINAQRIQEREQLERELQQQEKLAGMGRMVAGIAHEIRNPLGIIRSTAELLLKRNKETDGVNARLLSAIFDESKRLSKTVGDFLDYARPKAPKQEVVDLAVTLDQALVFLEAKCEELGVAVTKDYSAGLNVRGDKDLLYRAVYNVLSNALDSLAEDREKARPAAIAVAATADATAVTLAITDSGPGFCPENKDRLLDPFFTTKDAGTGLGLAIVRNIVESHNAALSLENAPDAGARVTMTFPPA
- a CDS encoding sigma-54-dependent transcriptional regulator codes for the protein MASQILILDDEKNYLLILEAMLGDAGYAVTPLDDPETGLAFLDESEVDVVITDMKMPKVTGQQVLEHVKRNYPYIPVIIMTAFGSIEGAVEAMRIGAFDYIAKPFANDELLLTVEKASRFAAAQRENMMLRQSLEDRFSTEHIIGRGKAMQRVLEMVSKAAPTKSTVLITGESGTGKELLAKAIHYASPRKNAAFISVNCMALASGVLESELFGHEKGSFTGAVARKRGRFEMAHEGTIFLDEIGELSPELQVKLLRVLQERRFERVGGSDPIEVDIRILAATNRNLMEAVAAGTFREDLYYRLNVVHIETPPLRERREDIPILAAHFLTRYSGENNKKFRGFSPEAMDYLTAYEWPGNVRQLQNVVERCVVLAGSDMVGVEDLPSEIRDEESQYKSAVDLLPVTINLNDTLEKIEAALIRRALARTNLVQVKAAEMLGISKSLLQYKLKKYKLTGH
- a CDS encoding sensor domain-containing diguanylate cyclase is translated as MRLKHLLGFDTLRGLIRLHTLLLVSLPLILAALFFTFFQRSQVIEAEREQLAASLAQDRNIVRTWMTERFADVEFLASLGGTYKNDRSGLAGAFRDYVKAHGSVTAVVYVTADGWTAIDTNADASVYLGDRDYFKAAKAGRPALVTGLFGRLSGKAICIFSAPVTDSQGKFDGLVFVPVQLDTLDAWLREARADPSSGVILCDGEGRILAPTTRADGDAAMSRVPPHLLAAGDTGFLFTDPAGREMIGAVVSLGLEGWRLVQAEPVSEVLAGYRRQSLWVVLGTLATIVLATPLVLRLCRNLERPLEILTGYARSLRAKGYDTTCPPDLGGPMPREIAELFEAFCAMAGEVRGHIEETERLSVLDALTGLYNRRFLFSGGAKLLDASARAGRPCTCLMLDLDHFKAINDSHGHRTGDQVLAHVAGRIAGAVRRSDLVARYGGEEFAVLLTGSDRQHGAELAERIRQALADAPCQVGDAYLPVTVSIGVAETRERVQFGESALDDLLARADKALYAAKAAGRDRVAAEEAD